Part of the Primulina huaijiensis isolate GDHJ02 unplaced genomic scaffold, ASM1229523v2 scaffold3245, whole genome shotgun sequence genome, CAGAACCACAAAGGGGCAATGATGGAGCTTGGAGAAGGGTTATGCAAGTTGCGAAAAATGAACTTTGATACCGGACCATTTCACCAATTTGAGAAAGAGATTTCTGCAGTCTTGGAATTCATATATCATACTCAGTTAGAGAAGGCTGCATGTATGTCTTCTCAACCCTTATTTTCACGCTACCATCTTCCCACCCTTGCTGAAGCCTGAATcctttattttttcctttttatgtgTACACAGATGTGTTTTAGTACACTTAAATACACAAGTCACCAGATATTTTTTTGCAGGCACAGAGGAATTTTGTGAAACGATGTATCAATCCGAGAGATCATACCAACTTTTGGGCGGGTATGCAGCTGGAGAGCGTCTCTATTATCTTGAACTCGACAAAAACTGGAATGCTTACATTGTTTTCTCTCCTGAAAAGTATCATGGCTCGCAGGTTGAACCGCCTATGATAAAGATTCCAGTCCTAGAGGCATCTTTGAAACATATAATGGATTTGGAATATACATAGTTGGTTAATTTCAAAGTTATTGTGTTCTCAATAGGCCACAATGGTGGAAGAAGTATTAAGCATAGTATAGAGCAAAAGGCAACGTGCAATTTGTTAATGTAGACAAGGAGAAGCTGTTTTCAAGTAAGTCTGCCATTGAACTCGAATGTATCATATGCCATTGAACTTGAATGTATCATCTCAAAGAAGCTGTTACTCGAacatgatgaaacttaaaatatcGACTTAGCAAGACCATAAAATCATGTTAGTGTATTATTCGAGATAATTCATCatttgcaaaataaaaattatccatattttcgTTAATGTAAATATAAAATACGATGATATCAAAAGTCGGACTTACTTAAAGTTTttaaataccaaaacaatacgattatattaaaaaaatcaggcCATGAAAATGGCGGGAAAACATTGAAAAAGGCGCGGAAATTCCTTGAAGTCCTCCATTCAATACCTCCATAACATATATTTCTCAATTTCAAACGCGCCACAGCAGGAAGCCACAGAATGATGTTCGGGAGCAGCCAAAACGATGCATCAGCCGTCACCGGCGGCTTCATCTCTTCTCAAACGTCTGATCCGTCCCCCACTTCGGCTAAGGTAATTGCCctaaaaatcacacaaaaacgCCAATTGTAGTAATTAGATCAAGGTAATTTTTGTATAATGATTGTGATTTTCTGAGCAGAGTCGTGATAATCAACCTATGTATCCCGTTACTGTGAAGCAACTGATTGAAGCGAGTCCCTCAGCAGATGACAAATCCGGTTACCTCATCGACGGTGTTGATGTCTATAATGTGAGTGCTAGCTTCTTTTCATCTTTGCAAAATTAATCAACCGacgtttttttcttttttatttgggACTCGGGGTTTCATTGATTAATACTCTAGTAGCAATGCGGTTTCCACCAATTTAATGTAGCTTTACAATTTAAATAAGCTTCGCAAGAACAACGCAACGTATAAAGGAAATCAATTTACACAAAAACACGATAGATGTGAAAATTCTGCTAACATAAAAAAGTGAAGACCTTGGATTCgcaaaaattgttttatttcttATGAAAAGTGCTTTACAAGTACAAGGAGAACCTGTACCTACGTAGTATTTTAGGGGTAATTGGGTTTGGGCACCACCATCCAGTaccttgttatttttttttttggacctTGTAAACTCCATCAGAAACTAGCACTAGAATATTTTTTCGTTTCAATGATCTTTTTCCTTACTCCAGCTTCAGTGCATAAGATGTGAGCGTAAATGTCAACGAGGTTACTGTGTTCcatttgtcaaattttgtttTGCTTTTGTAGGTAAAATTGGTTGGAATGACATATGACAAGTCTGAAAGGGTTACTGATGTTTCATTTGTGATTGATGATGGTACCGGCCGAATTGGCTGCCATAGGTGGTAAGTATTGGACCCATTGGTGAGGGGAAATGATAAAGATATAAGTTTCGCTCTGCTAAAATACATGAAATTTCCCCCTGCCTTAACCTCTAAATTTGATTCCTAGGTTTGTGTCTGTTTCATGCTTGATAGGTTGCGGAGTTCTTGAGTGACCTTACACAGTCAATGTCACTCTTTACCTATGCTTATGAGATATTTGTTTCTGTTTGACCGTGGATTAACATGGGCATACTCGTGTGATTCCCAGGATAAATGATTCTCAGGATACCAAGGAAGTGGAAGGATTAATGTAACATTTCAAGTTTTCGATCTTCAATCTCTTTGCCATGGATGCTTTTATTTACTTTGAATCCTTACTTGTTTGATCTAAAGCAGGGATGAAACTTATGTTCGAGTTCATGGACATTTGAGGAGTGTCAAGGGTAGAAGGCAGGTGGTGGTATATGCAATCAGGTAAATTTTTATTAGAACTGGCTGAAGGAATTGGGCAATTTTCCTTAGTCATTTTGGATGCCAGTAGTTGAAGTAGTTTATATTTTACTTTTGAGGCCCAAGAAGCCTATCTACAAGAAAGAAAAGGAAATTCTAGCCACATAAAAGCCAAATTGTTCCGATGTCTTTGTGAATTTTGGCTGCCATGCCACCATGTCCCCTACTACTCCCCTTACTGcaagaaaacatttttcaaTCCACATTTGATGATGGGATATTGAATTTTTCTTCCTTCCAGGCCCGTGACTAATTATAATGAGATAGCAACCCATTTTCTTGAGTGTATACATGCCCACTGCTCCTCCAGTCACAGAATAAAGGTATTATCCTGTTTAATACAGATGTGTCTCATGCAAATTTGTGGGAGAAATTGGAATTTATGCTTGTttccaattttcttattttaattaaataaaatatcaacagTTTAGTTTCATAATATCGGTGCCAATATACAGAGTGGTGTTTCTGGCCCCTCTTCATCTTCCTTGGTTAGTGGAACTCCTAATCCCTACAATGCTTCCTTGTCTACTCAAGTTAGTTCACATCTTGACTTGTTTTCTTATGAGTATCCTGAATTTGCAAAACTTTGCCTAATACCTGCATCTTCTGTTTACTTTTATTATCTAGGTCTCTCAGGAGTACAACTTGGACGGACTCGGGAACATAGATAAGATGGTTTTGGACTATCTGCAACAACCGTCATCCCTGTAAGTCATCTAAGAACTGCTTGTCGTTGCAAGATTCATGTTAGCATGTCTTGAGATGTACTTGTACCTCTGTTTGTCGATGTGCATGCATAAGGCAATtccatgaaaatttaaattaaataattaagtggATAAAAGGTGGGCATATGTAACGTCTTTGTTTAACTCGCTGCAACGAGTTATAATCTCATTTCGATTAGTTTGTCTCAGCATATACTATAGGcctgaaaaatatataaatatattgaggTATACGTTTAAAGTGTTTTCAGACTTTGGTCTCATCTAATATGGTTTCTGAATAGTTGAAGGTCTTACGAGTGAATTGAGACTCTCAATCCCTTGAATGTGACAACAAACTCTGGCGTACTTAAATGCGTAATTACATTCGACTGGTTTTATTAAAATCTGGCGTATATAAACCAGTGTTTCAGGATGGAGTAAATCATTGATGGTTACAGATTGATCAGCTTTTAAGCATGTCATTCATCTATAACTCCCCTCAAATTCAGGAAGATCCTTGAAAAAATTCTCAGTTCAGTAGCCACATCTCTACGTTTTTATACCAACCTCAGTGGTGCAT contains:
- the LOC140968145 gene encoding replication protein A 32 kDa subunit A-like — protein: MMFGSSQNDASAVTGGFISSQTSDPSPTSAKSRDNQPMYPVTVKQLIEASPSADDKSGYLIDGVDVYNVKLVGMTYDKSERVTDVSFVIDDGTGRIGCHRWINDSQDTKEVEGLMDETYVRVHGHLRSVKGRRQVVVYAIRPVTNYNEIATHFLECIHAHCSSSHRIKSGVSGPSSSSLVSGTPNPYNASLSTQVSQEYNLDGLGNIDKMVLDYLQQPSSLAQEKGIYRNAIAQKLKISQEKILETMESLESEGLVYSTIDEFHYKSTAG